Sequence from the Molothrus ater isolate BHLD 08-10-18 breed brown headed cowbird chromosome 13, BPBGC_Mater_1.1, whole genome shotgun sequence genome:
GGGCCACCGGCCTctccaggaaaagctgaggggATGGGAGAGCTGCAGAACCTCTCTAGGGGTCTTTGCCTTTGCCTTGTGCtccttccctgtaaaacccgGGCTGcaagaggctgcagagcccgAGCTGAGCGAGCATCCCCGCCACGAGGGGCGGGATCCGAGGCGCTGCCCGGCTTGTTTTCACCTACTTGCCTTGGCCCGGCGGTTCTGCTCGTCAGGAACTGTTTGCTCTTAGTTCCTCAGACAGGGAGGCTCCGTGGGAGCTGACCCATCTAACCCAGCTGGAAAAAATCGGTCCTGACTTCCAGTCTCTTATTGTTAATGGATGCTCGCAGCGAAATCCGGAGTGAGCGGAGCTCCCAGGACCAGCCACATCTGAAACCTGCTCTTGAGCCCACACGAGGCTCAGGCCAGCACCCAAGGACACAGCCAGGGGTGCTGGTccttctccctgcccctctTTCCAGCCAGACTGACAGCCAGAACGTGACCACGCTGCTGGCAATGGGACATCTGCAGAGCGCCCGGGGCTCCCAGCCTATTTCTCAGCAAGGCTGTGCCAGCTCATTGTgggttaaaattaattttccatggGTTCTCCATGGGAAAGCGCTTAGGAGAGCCTGCAGATTGgtgtgaaaagcaaaaatcatcACTTCAAAAAGCTGTTGAGGCTCCTGAGCTGCCAGCTCggggtgagcagcaggagcaggggcaccTGCCTGGtgggggatgctgagggtgACACTGGAGTTGTGCCAAACAGAGGGACCTCCCTCATCCCAGCATCAGTTTGCACATTTGGGTGGACTCCAGGGAACTGCTGGCATCGATCagggggctctgctctgccaggagagcCCTCACCAGGACAAATCCCTTGTTGTCACCTCCAAGAGCGTGTCCCAGTCCCTAAGAGCAGCACACTACCAAGCTGCTGGCCAGATTATTACCctagaaaaatgcattatttttagtCTGTTTTCCTCTTAAGACATAATTTTACCTTGGGTGGGGGGATGGGAGGAGATGGGccatttccccctccctctgTCACTTTGTTCTGTCGCTTCCCAGCTGTTCCATCATTTTAATCTGCAGAGATTGTCTTTATATTTCAGGAATGAAATGATTTCCCACAAGCCGGGATTGAGGTTTGGATCCGCGCTCATTTTTcaggagcagagaagaaaaaagggagaaatgtCTGTTAAAGCCAGGCTGGCCATCTGGAAGGGAGGTGCGTTGCTGATGCCATTAATTGCTCACCCCCCAAGGCCTGGAATGAGGCTGCAGTcaaagggaagagcaggagtgggagtggggctggagaGAGCCAGGGGATGATGCAACACAATCAAtgcctgctccatcctcctcaTTTAGGTGATCAATGAACGCCCTCGTGCCTGTGTTCTGGGGGCTGAGAGCAGCTTCGATATTAATTCATATAATaaaatcacaggatcacagaatcccagaatggctgGAGCCAGAAGGAACCATAAAGCTCCTCCaagctccaagccctgccatgtgcaaggacaccttccactacctcaggttgctccaagccctgtccagcctggcctcagacacttccagagatgggaaTACTTCCAGGGATATCATTAATAGGATAAAGGGGAGGGAACTTTTGGGCACCAGCCCTTGGATGGATGAGCAAACAACAATTGTGACTGGTGCTGGTACATATGGCTTGTTCCGAGTGTCAAGCCCAGCTTCCCCTCCTGCCAGACCCCAAGGATGGGGAACAGAGTGGGAGAAAGGGCGCTGGGGTGGGTTTGCTCCTcgctgggatggagcagccggGAATCACGGAGGGAAGGGTGTTCGGGGGGCTCCCCGCAGCCCTCACCGTGCCTCCATCCACCCCGGTATCCCcggggagctctggggctccttCTTCTTCCCGCGGGGGTGGCGCCACTCGCGGTGCCCCGGGGCGGGTCGGGACGGCGGCGGCTCCGCCCGGCGGAGGGCGGCGGGAccgggggaggcggcgggaccgggggaggcggcggggccgggggaggcggtgccgccgccgccgtgcagggacacacacaccGGAGCTGTGCGAGCCCCGGTGCTGCAgcgcccgctccgctcccggccGGGACCGCTCCGCCATGGGCGGCCGGGCAGCGCGGCCCCGCTGACCCCGCACACTCCGACATCCCGGCATCCCGGACTCTGACATCCCGGCACCCCCGGCATCCCGGACTCTGACATCCCGGCACCCCCGGCATCCCGGCACTTCGGCACTCCAGCATCCCGGCAACTCCGCTCTGCTGACCCcggctctcctggagctccggACTCCGCCGTCCCGGGACCTCTACTCCGTTGAGCCCGGTTCCTCCATCTCTCAGCACTCCGATATCCCGGGAACTCCGTGCTCCACCGTGCCAGGAACTCCGCTGCGCTGACCGCTGGTCCCGGCTCCTCGGGAATTCGGTACTGTGTGAGCTTGGCTCTGCTGATCCCTCATCCTCCATAACCCCCTATCCCCGCTCCCCGCGAACCCGCGGCTCCTCCCCGGGATCtcatgtcccctgtccccacctccTCCTGACCCGGTGCCCCCGCTCCCCAGGAGCCCAGCTCCTCTCATCCCGGCTCTTCCACCGCCCGGTGCCCCAGCTCCCCGGGcgctctgtgctccagctgccccGGAGCtcatcccggtgtccccatcTGCTCCCTAACCCGGCACTCCggctctccaggagctcccatcCACAGCATCCCGCTGATTCCCTATCCCGGCATCACAGCACCGACCATATCTGGGCTCCCTGGCGCTCCAGCTCACCCTTAGCCCCGTTCCTCGGGGGGtccccacatcccagccccCATCCCGGCCGGAGCCCCCCGGTGACCGCGGCTGTCCCGGCTGCAGATCCGCGCTGCCCCCCGGCCCCCGGGCCCCCCGGAGGTGCAGCCATGGCATTCATGGTGAAGAGCATGGTGGGGGGGCAGCTGAAGAACCTCACGGGCGGCCTGGGCGGCGAGGAGAAGAGCGAGGGCGAGAAGTCTCCGGCCGAGGCGCAGGGCATGACCCGCGAGGAGTATGAGGAGTACCAGCGGCAGCTGGTGGAGGAGAAGTGAGTGCgggcggcaccggcaccggcaccggcaccggcaccggcaccggcacggGCTGAGCCCCGGGGTCCCTGCGGGAAGGGGGTGCTCCCGCTTCGGTCCCACATCCCGTGCATGGGAGATGGGGGGAGCCGgcgctggggacagcaggaccgTGAGGGGGTTTGATGAGTCCCCTAATCCCTTAATCCGCTTCCTCGCCCGCCCGGGAGATGGGATTGTTTTCTCCTTCCAGGCTGCCCTGGCGGGGAGGAAATTGTGGGAAAACGGgacttttcagagaaaatgggGGGTGCTGAGGTTGGGGGGAAGCGCAAACTCCGGGACGGGGGGCATGGGCTGTTGGTGATTGCCCCGTGTGCTTGGCAGGATGGAGAGAGATGCTCAGTTTGCCCAGCGCAAGGCGGAGAGAGCCACGGTCAGGTCCCACTTCCGAGACAAGTACAGGCTGCCCAAGGTACGGCTGTGCTGGAACGGGGCCACGAGGAGAGCCAAGCTCCAGATGGAGCTCTGGAGGGACGGGAAGGGACAAGGACTCCCTTGACTGGCTAGGGTTTGAGCCTCAAAgcccaaacacaaacaaattCCCCTCAAAACCATCCTTCTTCCCAAACTTTGGCCATTTTCCTTGTCCCTGAGCACCACAGCCCACCAGCCTGAGACAATGGGACTCCCAGCCTTGCTTGATCCCCCTCTCCCTGGCTTTTGCCCCCTAAATCCAGCTGGGTGAGGGAAAACCACCTTCACCCCAGACTCCCTGGAGCCAGGAGTGCAGCCAGGGTTGCACCTTCCTGGCTGGATtagccagctcagctcctctccctggaTTATTTGGCGAATGTCTCCCACCTAAACTCCGATTTTGGAATTTCCGCACGATGAACCATTCACTGAACACAATTTAATCAAGGGATAATTCAGCCTTTCTTGGAATTGCCACAagctcctctccctccaaaCCCACCCTGTATTCAGGGAGAGTCGCTCAGTGGTGAATACCCCAAATTGGAGCTGGGCTAATATTAGTTCCGAAGGGTCAGCTAAGCCAAGTGAGATTGCTCTGATTGTTTGGTGTTGTTCAGGCAGCCTGGATTCACCCCCCTGCTTCCCACCCCCCTTTTATATCCAGGAAATAAACAGCTGGAGAATTTCTTTTACCCTCTGCCAAAAgccagaaaaggcagaaaaagaagagatggagattttttttgttctccaaGGGAAACTGGGATTTGTTTGGATCTGGCCCCAGCGACCCTGGGTCCTTTCACTGCCTTCTTGTGCTTGAGATGTCCCTTCTCATCTTTTGACAAGTTTCTTCTGCTCATTACTGATCCCActtggcagccaggctgcctcaTCCCGAGTCTCCCCATGGCTTCGGGCTCAGAGCTGATCCCGACCGCCGCTGGGAGCAGTCGTTAAGCATAAGCCCAGCTTAATTAGGTGCCTAAACCCCCGCAGTGCGCGCTGGAAACCAGTCTGTACTGGTGCTGCGCGTGGGTTTCCATCTTGCCTCTCACTGTGGGTGCCCAGACTCTCCTCAGGCGGCATCAGCATCCCACCCCCACCCCCAGGGACCTTCCCACATGGTCCTGTAAGTGGGAAGGCAGCCCAAAGCCCCTCCTGTGGTGCTTCCAGGAGCCCCCTTCCCGCTGTGCCATCCCCTCTTCTGACTCTCTCTCCCGGCCCCTTCCAGAACGAGACGGATGACAACCAGATCCAGCTGGTGGGAGGCGACGTGGAGCTGCCCAAGGAGCTGGCCAAGATGATCGAGCAGGAcaacgaggaggaggaggagaagaactCGGTGATCGGCCAGCTCAGTAACATCCAGAACCTGGACCTTGATTCCTTGAAGGACAAAGCCTCGGCCACGCTAGAGGACCTGAAGCAATCGGCGGAGAAGTGCTCCGTGATGTgatggggctgagcagggaggggacgCAGCGCAGGCTCTGGcgggggctgctgcctgcagcgGGGACCCCAGCCACGTTGTCACCCTTGCCGTGTGTCACTCGGCTCCTCCTGAGCCACGTGGCCCCTTGAGCCCCTGACCCAGATGTCCCTGATGTGTGGCTTTCGTTTCGTTCTCCGGGCTGAGGTTagagccaggagccagcacGTCCCCCCCGTACCCCACAGCCTGCCCCCGTGCCCAGGCAGGGGTgtctgcagccagagctggggaggtgGCAGGAAGGAGAGTGACCTTGGGGTGTGATTGACTTGGAATGTGATTGGAGAGTGACAGACCTTGGAGAGTGACTGGCCTTGCAGTGTGACTGACCTCGGGGTGTGACTGACCTTGGGGTGTGACATTGGGACTCCCAGCCTTGCTTCATCCCCCTCTCCCTTGCTTTTGCCCCCTAAATCCTGCTAGGTGAGGGAAAACCACCTTCACCCCAGACTAACCCTAACCCACACTGACCTTGGGGTGTGACAGACCTTGCAGTGTGACTGCCCTTGGAGTGTGACTGTCCTTGGGGTGTGACTGACCTTGCAGTGTGACTGACCTTGCAGTGTGACTGTCCTTGGGGTGTGACAGACCTTGCAGTGTGACTGCCCTTGCAGTGTGACTGTCCTTGGGGTGTGACAGACCTTGCAGTGTGACTGCCCTTGCAGTGTGACTGTCCTTGGGGTGTGACTGACCTTGCAGTGTGACAGACCTTGCAGTGTGACTGTCCTTGGGCTGTGACTGACCTTGCAGTGTGACTGACCTTGCAGTGTGACTGACCTTGCAGTGTGACT
This genomic interval carries:
- the CPLX3 gene encoding complexin-3, yielding MAFMVKSMVGGQLKNLTGGLGGEEKSEGEKSPAEAQGMTREEYEEYQRQLVEEKMERDAQFAQRKAERATVRSHFRDKYRLPKNETDDNQIQLVGGDVELPKELAKMIEQDNEEEEEKNSVIGQLSNIQNLDLDSLKDKASATLEDLKQSAEKCSVM